In the genome of Primulina eburnea isolate SZY01 chromosome 13, ASM2296580v1, whole genome shotgun sequence, the window cttttaTGGATCCATCTTTTTCAAATATGCAATTTGCTCATGGATTAGTTTCACCTCAAATGACCCCTTATTTTCCTGGTGTCGAACTGAGGTTACCATCTGAAGATTCTGTTGAACAAAGCATTGAAAATTTTGGTTCGGTAGAAATGAACTCCAGAGAAGACAATAATGATACCTGGCACGAGCAAGATATTGGTTCCTCTGGCAATTATGAACCCGAGAGCAAAAATTTTGACTCAATACAATCTGATGATAAACCACCAGAGGTGTCGTCTGGTTTAAAATATATTCCTCCATTTCGAATAAGTGGTGCTACAAGAGTTCAGAATAAGCATGCGAGGGGAAAATGTGGATCAGTGCTGGAAAATAGTGATAGTTTCGATAATCACGATATTAGAAATAGTGAGGTTTATGCAGAAGAAAGATCAGCAAGTTCTAGGTTCTCGTCAGCAACTCATAGCAATTCTTTGAGAAGTAGAACTTCTTCAGAAAGCTCCTGGGATGGATCATCAGTGAAGACTCCTAGATCCACAAAAGAAAAACGGGGAAAGAAAGTATTTTCTACAGATCAATCTGTCAGCCATGGGAAAGGCAAGAATATGTCTGAGCATATACCTAATCAGGCTGAGGATGATGTGCGGGAGTGGGGTGCCTTGTTAAATTTGGAGAGTGAAATTGTAGAAAGGAACCCAGGATCTGAGCAAGATTCTTCTTTACAGATTCCAAGGCATCATCTGTCTGGCTTGGAACTTGCTCAAACTAGTGGATCTGACTCGATGATGCCCTTTGCTCCAATGCTCATAGGTAATGGGTCGAGGCAGGGGATAAATGATAATTCTGGGTTGATTACCTTCTATCCTACTGGTCCGCCAATCCCATTTTTGACAATGCTTCCACTATATAATATTCCCTCTGAGACAGGTACTTCTGATGCATCAAGTGGCCATTTTGGAGGAGATGAAACTTTAAATCAGAGCGAATCAATGCAGAACTGTATTTCTGAGGAATTTGATCATTTAGAGGATTTCAACTCCTGTAGTTCTTTGAGAGGAGAGACTATTACGGATACTTCTGATGGGCAAAAGTCTGATATTCTTAATAGTGACTTTGCTAGCCATTGGCAAAATTTACAGGTTGGAAGATTCTGTCAAAATCCAAGATACCATGCTCCATTGGTCTATCCTTCACCAGTGATGGTCCCTCCTGTCTATCTTCAGGGTGTGTTTCCTTATGATAACACTGGCAGAACGCATTCAACCAACACAAACATCTTCTCTCAACTTATGACTAGTTATGGTCACCGTCTGGTTCCTATAGCACCACTTCACTCAGTTTCCAGTAGACCTCCCCATGTATATCAACGTTACATGGATGATATGCCAAGATATCGCAGTGGGACTGGAACTTACCTGCCTAATCCAGTAAGAATGCTTGTGATGTTTGTTTGTTTGCTTTTGTATATTTGTCTATTTTTTTGCCAGCCTGCGGTGAATGATGCAACCGACAAAAACACAATTAGTTTTATAATTCTGTAGCTTTGACGTGTCCATGTGAAATAGTCAGCACCTCGTGTGCAAGAAAATTTGGAAAGTATTAGAACCTGTCATTCTACTCAAACATCAAAGTAATGGGAATACGGAGAGGATGAACAAATTAACATACGTTGGCGGAGTGCTTGCCATGACATTTGTCCTTGTTTGATTAGTTGCTTTAAATAGTGGGTGTAATTAACCAATTTTAGGATTTGGATTTACTAGCATAGCTTGTCTTGTTCTCAAATTTAGAAGCATGCCCTTATGTTTGCTATATGCCCTTGTTTGGCTTTGGCTGCAAAGTTACTTCAAAATGATTTTCCAAATATACTTTTAACATTTATCTCGTTGCTTCAGAAGCTTTCTGTCAGGGAGCGGCATTCATCTGGTAGCAGAAGGGGAAATTACAACCATGACAGGAATGATAATTATGGTGACAGAGAAGGTAATTGGAATGCTAATTCAAAATCACGAGCTGCTACACGCAGTCACAATCGCAGTCAAGCTGATAAATCAAACACAAGAACCGATAGGTTGGCTCCTAGTGAGAGTCGTGCTGAGCGGTCATGGAACACATATAGGCACGAGTCGATCCCTTCTTACCAGTCGCAGAATGGCCCTTTGCACTCAAATTCTAATCAGAATGGCCCACAAAGTGTGGCTTACAGCATGAATCCCATGTCAGCCACGAATCGCAATGGCGTTTCTAATGGACCTTCTGTTCCACCAATGGTGATGCTGTATCCATTTGATCACAATGCCAGCTATAGTTCTCATGTTGAACCACTTGAGTTTGGTTCTTTGGGTCCAGTAGCTTTTCCTGGTGTAAACGATCAATTACAACGAAATGAGGGAAGTCGAGCCAGGATGGACAATAGACTTAATGGGGGCCCCGAACACAGGCCATCACCTGATCAACCATCATCCCCTCATCATCACAGGTATTGCCACGAACCAAAATCATCTGTAGCATATAACTGACTTGTTTTtatgtttttcaaaaaaaattcctCTCTTATTTGAATGATATGTGACGGACATGTTTCTATGTTTTTCCAGGAAGATGTGAGAATTTTCCCAGATCAATGGCCCATGTTAACAATGTTTTGAAGAATGAAAATTAAGGCTGAACGGACCACTTCCTTCCCAGTAGAACCGGCCCAAGAATTATCACGCTATTCATTACATGTATGTAAAATAGCTAAGCCAATCTCTTACCAGTCACCAACATGCATTCTGAAACCTGGAAGCATCAAAGGAAGTAAGTAGTAGGAGTTGCTCGGATTTTTTTGCCTTTTATTACTGTCTCAGGTCCAACATATTGTAATTCTATCAAACTAGAATTAGATCTTAATATAATTGTCATTTAGAATTGCTTTTTGCGGCAGGTTTTCTTAGCACTTGGAAATATGCAATCTCTTTGTACTATTATCATCAGTTGATTCTTATCAAGATGTTAAAACTGCCCCATAAGAATGGAGTCACAAAATTTTAGATGACCTATATATTGTAATTCCGTGCAAGTTGCCCCTCAATACTGCACAAGAAATGGACCGAGTTGCAGCTGGCTCCTGGGAATATTCTGTGTATACTtccaatgttttttttttgtcatgTACATAACTTAATAGAACTATGTCTGCCTTAAAATGAAACGTTATTTTTCGAAacgaaaaaaaaggaaaaagattcaaaatcctTGCCGTCCATAGTCTATGAATATTGACTTGCATTTCTTAATTAATCAATGAATTACACAATTAGTGtacttttataaatttttgtaaAGTAAAAGTAATGTCATATTTAAACTTTACTTTTATAATATAAACTATACAAAAGTCCAAAAGTATTCAAAAgatcaaaaaaaatttaataactcTATGCAGATTCTATCAAATACAAGAATTAAAGTCTAAGGTAAACTATAAAATATCACAAATTGTTTTTTATTTAATCTAAAAATTTAGATGAACATTTAATGGAGAAATGTCTCAACTCACACTTCATTTCATTtccattaaaaataatatcaatacaaaTACTAAtcaattcatattttttttttcatccatatgttattcattttctctaaactttttaaaaatatattttttatacgaacaatagtttaatattaaaattattaatatcgTTCATTTATTTTTCGAGTTTTGATTACAAAACAtcacaaaatttaaattatatttattaaaattttaacaagaatttattgtttaataatcataataatgtttaataagtaaattttagatttttattaattataatataacacttgatgtttaatttttttttatataattttagttaatatgtattttaattttgattatgACTCAAAATTCATACATATAATAgtgaataaaaaatattattcactTGAATATATATAATGTGTGATTGATGTATATTTAAAAATCCATGAAcgcataaatataaatataatcatatgaaattaaatatattaaaattttcaaaaattacactaattataaataatttaatatatttatttttatttttaagtataaacaattgtctttttttttacatatttttttaaaaaatgatatattttcCATATAGAAATTTACTTAAATGAAATTATTTTaggaattattatttattaacatTACAAATTATAGTTACGTATTTTTAATAatagtaattaattaaataaatttgttgAATTGACTTGAATAATTTAAATTTGGTGGCATTAAATTTAGTACTGAATTATTTATCGTATTTCataaatgaaatgaatacaaatatctatatttttagataaaaatatttaaaataaataaaaattactcACATTCAACCgttaattcaaaataattcaaaaaatcACAATCCTAAATTACAAAATGAATAAGATTCAATGAAAAGTTTCCAAATGTCAGATAAAAATCCAGCAAAATAAATTTTACAAAATTATGTGAAATTTTTGGAAATCGGTGATATTCTACAAAACTAAGTAGAAATCTATTGACTACACAAAATttgttatttaaatttttttatcaaatctCTGCAATTAACGTACCTTTTTAAAACTGGTTGGCGTCACCCTCTCTctattgtataacagaatttgtagGGCGGATTGGCGGAACATGACATTATCGATTACTTCGAGCGCAATCCAGGTATATTCTTGAGTCCCATTTTGCCAAGGATCGGCCTAGGAAGGGCTGGAGGGTTGTCGAGCCCCATGCTTCGACTAAACTCATTTGCTAGCTGTACGAGTCTATATTTGTCTCGACCAACATTTTTGTTTGAGTTGTAATAACCAAGCCACGCTTGATATGCTGCttctttgttcttcatttctaCATGGGATAATGCACGTTCGACCTGTGAAAATAAGGAACCAGATTTGTCTCTCAAATGAGCTTTTCTAAAAAAGATGAAGACAGTGTTTACCTTTTTTCTGGTGTCTGGATCAACCAATGGTTCAGATGCCTTAGATATTGGCAAGTCCTTAACATCGGACAAAAAGAACTCCTCCCAAGGAGCCAATAACAAAACACCTTCTCCTTCTTTTCCCTTTCGCCCAGTTCGACCTAATCGGTGTATATACTGCTGTCTGTCAGCTGGAACTCCCATCTAAATACAAAAAATAAGTCGCTTCTACAAAGTTCAAGTGTGCAAAAAACCAGCTCAAGCTCACTTGTAAAGTTAGGTGCAATTAACACATTATAAGTTCCAGATTATTGAATTCTAAAGAACACAAGGTGATCTTGTTCAGCAAGagaaaataattttcttaataAACATTAAATGATTGGTAAATGCAGGTCAAATTGAATAACCTGTACGACAAGAGTTACATCTGGGTAATCTACTCCGCGTGCAGACACATCAGATGTCACCAAGATAAGACCCTTTGATTTCCGAAATTCATCAGAGATTCTAGTTCTGTAACTTTGAGGTTTTCGAGAATGAATTTCCCGGACATTCAAGCTAAGCTCACCAAGAAGCTCAGC includes:
- the LOC140810830 gene encoding uncharacterized protein isoform X2 produces the protein MGENEGWSEPGGPLPNGLLPGAAPIMMALDTERWLKVEERTAELIACIQPNQLSEERRNAVADYVQRLIMKCFPCQVCTFGSVPLKTYLPDGDIDLTAFSHDQVLKDTWANQVRDMLENEEKNENAEFHVKEVQYIQAEVKIIKCLVENIVVDISFNQVGGLCTLCFLDEVDNLINQNHLFKRSIILIKAWCYYESRILGAHHGLISTYALETLVLYIFHVFNNSFHGPLEVLYRFLEFFSNFDWDSFCVSLWGPVPISSLPDVTAESPRKDSGELLLSKLFLDACSSVYAVFPGGQENNGQPFVSKHINVVDPLRVNNNLGRSVSKGNSFRIRSAFAYGAKRLARLLECPKENLVYEVNQFFMNTWERHGSGHRPDAPGADSWRLKLSNPDGFFDFDKSKNIFSVKRIHEKSFLETEKQGNSRGVSCENFKISSSMIPPSEFSAASHTQSLKSQISLNSLQSTDRIGRDPTFDQAAINIKAEKDLKTNNLTNDNQGRFLFARTRSSPELTDAYGDVSSQVCHNVQAETANSHTPSVWLDNCNRTKNIGSESLARPKSRSSNDDTPSVRHVPAQPTLDSTADSNSNSNSHNRDFGLDSLDEGFSSTPTAQVMHQEEQDIVNMMTSASLQGFNGQVHLPLNLTSPHVPFQIHPSYLASMGYTERNMPGFAPSNFPFMDPSFSNMQFAHGLVSPQMTPYFPGVELRLPSEDSVEQSIENFGSVEMNSREDNNDTWHEQDIGSSGNYEPESKNFDSIQSDDKPPEVSSGLKYIPPFRISGATRVQNKHARGKCGSVLENSDSFDNHDIRNSEVYAEERSASSRFSSATHSNSLRSRTSSESSWDGSSVKTPRSTKEKRGKKVFSTDQSVSHGKGKNMSEHIPNQAEDDVREWGALLNLESEIVERNPGSEQDSSLQIPRHHLSGLELAQTSGSDSMMPFAPMLIGNGSRQGINDNSGLITFYPTGPPIPFLTMLPLYNIPSETGTSDASSGHFGGDETLNQSESMQNCISEEFDHLEDFNSCSSLRGETITDTSDGQKSDILNSDFASHWQNLQVGRFCQNPRYHAPLVYPSPVMVPPVYLQGVFPYDNTGRTHSTNTNIFSQLMTSYGHRLVPIAPLHSVSSRPPHVYQRYMDDMPRYRSGTGTYLPNPLSVRERHSSGSRRGNYNHDRNDNYGDREGNWNANSKSRAATRSHNRSQADKSNTRTDRLAPSESRAERSWNTYRHESIPSYQSQNGPLHSNSNQNGPQSVAYSMNPMSATNRNGVSNGPSVPPMVMLYPFDHNASYSSHVEPLEFGSLGPVAFPGVNDQLQRNEGSRARMDNRLNGGPEHRPSPDQPSSPHHHRCENFPRSMAHVNNVLKNEN
- the LOC140810830 gene encoding uncharacterized protein isoform X1 — its product is MGENEGWSEPGGPLPNGLLPGAAPIMMALDTERWLKVEERTAELIACIQPNQLSEERRNAVADYVQRLIMKCFPCQVCTFGSVPLKTYLPDGDIDLTAFSHDQVLKDTWANQVRDMLENEEKNENAEFHVKEVQYIQAEVKIIKCLVENIVVDISFNQVGGLCTLCFLDEVDNLINQNHLFKRSIILIKAWCYYESRILGAHHGLISTYALETLVLYIFHVFNNSFHGPLEVLYRFLEFFSNFDWDSFCVSLWGPVPISSLPDVTAESPRKDSGELLLSKLFLDACSSVYAVFPGGQENNGQPFVSKHINVVDPLRVNNNLGRSVSKGNSFRIRSAFAYGAKRLARLLECPKENLVYEVNQFFMNTWERHGSGHRPDAPGADSWRLKLSNPDGFFDFDKSKNIFSVKRIHEKSFLETEKQGNSRGVSCENFKISSSMIPPSEFSAASHTQSLKSQISLNSLQSTDRIGRDPTFDQAAINIKAEKDLKTNNLTNDNQGRFLFARTRSSPELTDAYGDVSSQVCHNVQAETANSHTPSVWLDNCNRTKNIGSESLARPKSRSSNDDTPSVRHVPAQPTLDSTADSNSNSNSHNRDFGLDSLDEGFSSTPTAQVMHQEEQDIVNMMTSASLQGFNGQVHLPLNLTSPHVPFQIHPSYLASMGYTERNMPGFAPSNFPFMDPSFSNMQFAHGLVSPQMTPYFPGVELRLPSEDSVEQSIENFGSVEMNSREDNNDTWHEQDIGSSGNYEPESKNFDSIQSDDKPPEVSSGLKYIPPFRISGATRVQNKHARGKCGSVLENSDSFDNHDIRNSEVYAEERSASSRFSSATHSNSLRSRTSSESSWDGSSVKTPRSTKEKRGKKVFSTDQSVSHGKGKNMSEHIPNQAEDDVREWGALLNLESEIVERNPGSEQDSSLQIPRHHLSGLELAQTSGSDSMMPFAPMLIGNGSRQGINDNSGLITFYPTGPPIPFLTMLPLYNIPSETGTSDASSGHFGGDETLNQSESMQNCISEEFDHLEDFNSCSSLRGETITDTSDGQKSDILNSDFASHWQNLQVGRFCQNPRYHAPLVYPSPVMVPPVYLQGVFPYDNTGRTHSTNTNIFSQLMTSYGHRLVPIAPLHSVSSRPPHVYQRYMDDMPRYRSGTGTYLPNPKLSVRERHSSGSRRGNYNHDRNDNYGDREGNWNANSKSRAATRSHNRSQADKSNTRTDRLAPSESRAERSWNTYRHESIPSYQSQNGPLHSNSNQNGPQSVAYSMNPMSATNRNGVSNGPSVPPMVMLYPFDHNASYSSHVEPLEFGSLGPVAFPGVNDQLQRNEGSRARMDNRLNGGPEHRPSPDQPSSPHHHRCENFPRSMAHVNNVLKNEN